The Streptomyces vinaceus genome contains the following window.
GATGCGGGGTGCTGCTGCGTGTGCGCGTGCGAGTGGGCGTGCTCGGTCATGGGTTCCTCTTCCCGTACGGGTGCCGGTGCGGCCGATGCTCCGCCCGGCCCGCCCGTACGGGCAAACCTTGTTGCCGTTCCGGCAACGCCGCGCTCAGGCGCCCTCCTTCAGCAGCCGGGAGATCAGCGTCCGCTGGGCCTCCGACAGGTTCGGCTCCCGGCAGGACACGGTGCGGCCGTCGACGGTGATCCGGTACGAGAACCCGTCCCGGATCCGGTCCGACCCCGGGGCGGGCGGGACGGGCCGCAGCGCCAGCCGGGCCAGGGCCTGCCACTCCTCCTCGTCGGGCCGGCCCGAGGTGTCCACCTCGGCCCGGCGCTCGATGCCCGCGAAGCCGCCCGTCCGCACCACCAGAATCCGCATGCCCTGCGTTCTACCCCAGGCCGACGGCCGACCACGCCTTCTGGAGGGCCTGGTGCTCCGCCCCGCCGTCCCCGTACCGGGCCACCGCGGCCGCCACCGACAGCCGGGCGAAGTCCTTGAAGTCCGCGTCCGAGGCCAGCTCGCCGCCGGTCAGCGTGTCGTACCAGATCCGCCCGGCCCGCTCCCAGGCCTTGCCGCCGAGCTCCGTCGCCACCAGGTAGAAGGCGTGGTTGGGGATGCCCGAGTTGATGTGCACCCCGCCGTTGTCCTGCGCGGTCTTCACGTAGTCGTCCATCGTCGCCGGCTGCGGGTCCTTGCCGAGCTCGTCGTCGTCGTACGCCGTGCCCGGCGCCTTCATCGAGCGCAGCGCGACCCCGCTGACGTTCGGGCCGAGCAGTCCGGCGCCGATCAGCCAGTCCGCGTCCTGGGCCGTCTGGTCCAGCGAGTACTGCTTGATCAGCGAGCCGAAGACGTCCGACATCGACTCGTTCAGCGCGCCCGACTGCCCGTGGTAGTCGAGGTTCGCCGTGTACTGGGTGACCCCGTGGGTGAGCTCGTGCCCGATGACGTCGATCGACACGGTGAAGTCGAGGAAGACGTCCCCGTCCCCGTCGCCGAACACCATCTGCTGCCCGTCCCAGAAGGCGTTGTTGTAGTCCTGCCCGTAGTGCACGCTCGCGTCCAGGGCCAGCCCGGAGTCGTCGATCGAGTGCCGGCCGAAGCCCTTGAGGAACAGCTCGTACGTGGCGCCGAGCCCCGCGTACGCTCGGTTGACGGTGGCGTCGGCGCCGGCCTCGTCACCCTCCCCGCGCACCTTCTTCCCGGGCAGCCGGGTGCGGTGCTGGGCGTCGTAGATGGTGCGGCGGGGATCGTCGGAGGCGGGCGTCCCCGCGGCGGGGGCGATCCCGCGCAGGGTGGTGACGCTGCGCCGGGTGCGCAGCAGGGCGTCCTGTTCGAGGGTGCGCTGGGCGGCGTCGGCGCGCCGGAGCTGCTCGGACCGGGCGATCTTGTCGAGCAGGTGGGGCGGGACCACCGTGCAGAAGACGGGGTGGCGAGAAACGTGGGAGGCATCCATCCCGGCAATGTGGCAGTGAGTCATGAGGCTGTCACTACCCGCAACCATGATTCATTCGGTTGTCTGAAAGTGGTCACACCGCGTTGACGGATCGACCGGACCTGTATCGATGAAAGCGATATGGCTCACATTAGGTACAAATCGGACAGGGCGGTCCCGCATACTGAAACAGGTCCTCGCGTTACGGCGCGGCTCGGTTAGGCTCGGCCCATCATGCGTTTCGGGCTGCTTCTCCTTAGCTGCCGCGGCGAGGGTCTGTAGTCGTAGGCCGACCCCCTCCCCGCGGAGTTTGGTGTTGCGGTTTTTACGACCGCCGTCGGCCGTTCCAGCGAACTACACGCGGACACGCGAGGAGCCCAACGCCATGAGCCAGCAGCCTTTTGTCGGTCGCCCCACGCCCATCACCAACGCGACCCACACCCAGAAGACCTCCGGGATGCCGATCCACAAGTACGGCCGGTACGAGCAGGTCGACATCGCGGACCGCACCTGGCCCGACGCCCGCGTCACCAAGGCCCCCCGCTGGCTCTCCACCGACCTGCGCGACGGCAACCAGTCGCTGATCGACCCGATGACCCCCGCCCGCAAGCGCGAGATGTTCGACCTGCTGGTGCGCATGGGCTACAAGGAGATCGAGGTCGGCTTCCCCTCCTCCGGCGAGACCGACTTCGCCTTCGTACGCTCCATCATCGAAGAGGGCGCGATCCCGGACGACGTCACCATCTCCGTGCTGACCCAGGCCCGCGAGGACCTGATCGAGCGGACCGTGGAGTCGCTGGTCGGCGCCAAGCGCGCCACCGTGCACCTGTACAACGCCACCGCCCCGACCTTCCGCCGGGTCGTCTTCCGCGGCTCCAAGGAGCAGATCAAGCAGATCGCCGTAGACGGCACCCGCCTGGTCATGGAGTACGCCGAGAAGCTGCTGGGCCCGGAGACCACCTTCGGCTACCAGTACAGCCCGGAGATCTTCACCGACACCGAGCTGGACTTCGCCCTGGAGGTCTGCGAGGCCGTCTGTGACGTCTGGCAGCCGTCCGAGGGCCGCGAGATCATCCTGAACCTGCCCGCCACCGTGGAGCGTTCGACGCCGTCCACGCACGCGGACCGCTTCGAGTGGATGGCCCGCAACCTGACCCGCCGCGAGCACATCTGCATCTCCGTACACCCCCACAACGACCGCGGCACCGCCGTCGCCGCCGCCGAGCTGGCGCTGATGGCCGGCGCCGACCGCATCGAGGGCTGCCTGTTCGGGCAGGGCGAGCGCACCGGCAACGTCGACCTGATCACGCTGGGCATGAACCTGTTCTCGCAGGGCATCGACCCGCAGATCGACTTCTCGCAGATCGACGAGATCCGTCGCACCAGCGAGTACTGCAACCAGATGGAGGTCCACCCGCGCCACCCCTACGCGGGCGACCTGGTCTACACCGCCTTCTCCGGCTCCCACCAGGACGCCATCAAGAAGGGCTTCGACGCCATGGAGGCCGACGCGGCCGCCCAGGGCAAGACGGTCGACGACATCGAGTGGGCGGTCCCGTACCTGCCGATCGACCCGAAGGACGTCGGCCGCTCCTACGAGGCCGTCATCCGGGTCAACTCGCAGTCCGGCAAGGGCGGTATCGCGTACGTCCTGAAGAACGACCACAAGCTGGACCTGCCGCGCCGCATGCAGATCGAGTTCTCGCGGATCATCCAGGCCAAGACCGACGCCGAGGGCGGCGAGGTCACGCCGAAGGCGATCTGGGACGTGTTCGCGGACGAGTACCTGCCCAACCCCGAGAACCCGTGGGGACGCATCCAGCTGCGCTCCGGCTCGACGGCCACCGACAAGGACGGCACGGACACGCTGACCGTCGAGGCGGTCGTGGACGGCGTGGAGACGGTCCTGAACGGCACCGGCAACGGTCCGATCTCGGCCTTCTTCGACGCGCTGGCCGGCATCGGCGTCGACGCCCGCCTGCTGGACTACACCGAGCACACGATGAGCGAGGGCGCCTCCGCCGTCGCCGCCTCGTACATCGAGTGCGCGATCGACGGCCGCGTCCTGTGGGGCATCGGCATCGACGCCAACACCACCCGCGCCTCCCTGAAGGCGGTCATCTCCGCCGTCAACCGCGCGGGCCGCTGATCCCTCGTACGAGAGCCCTGTACGCGCAGAGCCCCGTCCCTCCCTCCGGAGGGGCGGGGCTCCGTCGTTCCCGCGCGCAGCGGGCCAGGTAGCCGCCGTCCACCGGCACGCTCGCGCCCGTGACCGAGGAGACGCAGACCAGCGTCCCGCCGGGCCGCTCCTGCGCGGTCATCGCCTCGATCGCGTACTTGCAGGTCAGAACGCGCCGCGGCCGTCGACCGCCATGACGTGGTCCCAGTCCTCGGGGCTGGTCTCGTTCACGTCCGACAGGGGGAGCGCCCCCGCGTTCGCCACGGCGACGTCGAGCCTGCCGTAGGCCTCCACGGCCGCTTCGACCATCGCCCGGTTGGCCCGCGGATCGGCGACGTCACCCGTCACGACGATGACGCCGATGCCCTCGGCGGCCAGTTCCGTACGCAGTCTCCCGACCCCGGGGCCATCGATGTCGGCCGCGGTGACGCGGGCCCCGGAGCGGGCCAGCAACAGGGCGGTGGCCTTGCCGATGCCGCTCGCGGCACCCGTCACCAGACAGGACTTCTCGTTCACGCGGCAGAGCCCAGGGAAAAGACGGAGACCGGCGGGGGCGTAGTTCGGCCAAGTCCCCTGGGTGGCGCAGGTTGTCTTGTCACACGACTGACGGATCCTCACCGATGTGGCTAACATCACGCCAACCGGCGGTGCTGCCGGCTGGTGATGGAGGTGGGACGTGCTGCCAGTTCGCGGTGGGGACGGCCGGAAGCTGACGGTCTGGGGCATCCGTACCACCTGGAGCACCGTGGGGGACGGGGAGTTCTTCTGCCCCGACTGCGGTGGCGACCGCAACTACCGCCGGCGCACCGGACGCCGCCGGTTCACGGTCCTCGGCGTCCCGCTGCTGCCGCGCGGAGCGGCCGGGCCCGTCATCGAGTGCCAGGGCTGCCGGGAACGCTTCGACACGGAGGTCCTCGACCACCTGACCACCACCCGCTTCTCGGCGATGCTGCGCGACGCGGTGCACACCGTGACGCTGGCCGTCCTGGCGGCCGGCGGGACGGCCTCGCGCGGGGCGCTGGAGGCCGCCGTGTCGGCCGTACGGGCGGCGGGCTTCCAGGACTGCACGGAGGAGCAGCTGGAGTCCCTCGTGGAGGCGCTGGCCACCGACGAGGGCCGGCTCGGGCTGTACGACGTACCCGAGTGCTGCGGCGCCGCGCTGGCGATCGAGCTCCACGAGGCCCTGGAACCGCTGGCCCCGCACCTGGCCGGGCCCGGGCGCGAATCGATCCTGCTCCAGGGCGCCCGGATCGCCCTCGCGGACGGCCCGTACACCCCGGCCGAGCGCGAGGTGCTCGCGACGGTGGGCGCCGCCCTGCGGATCGCCTCCGAGGACGTGTCCCGCCTCCTGTCGGCGGTCCGCGCGCCCTAGGTCCACTCCCGACCCGCACGCGCGCCCCGGGCCTTCCGCCCGGGGCGCGTTTTCGTATGCTCCGGCCTCGGTGGATCCACCCATGTGGGCGTCAACACTTTGTAGAAGTCGACGATATCTGTGAGCCCCTTCACAGGCGTTCAATTCCGGTCACACGACGAGACGCCGCCGGTAACACAGCGGGGCTTCGATTCACGTGATCGCACTGACAACCCTGGCGAACCAACGGGATAGCGACCCACTTCACCAGGGATAACCAGATTCCTCTCGTTCACCTACCTTTTGAAGGGCAAGGCAGAGATGGCACGTGTCGCCGCCCGGCTTTCCGCCAACGGAGAGCAGAGCCAGCACCCGGTCGACGAGGTGCTCCCCCTCCCCAAGCTCGCGCTGTACGGCTTCCAGCACGTACTGGCCTTCTACGCCGGCGCGGTGATCGTTCCGATCATCGTGGGCGGAGCCCTGGGCCTCTCCACCGAGCAGCTGGTCTACCTGATCAACGCCGACCTGTTCACCTGCGGCATCGCCTCGATCATCCAGGCCTGGGGCGTGGGCCGGATCGGCGCGCGCCTGCCGCTGATCCAGGGCGTCACCTTCACCGCGGTCTCCCCGATGATCGCCATCGGGCTCGGGGCCGGCGGCGGCACGGCCGGCCTGCTCGTCATCTACGGCGCGGTCATCACGGCCGGCGTCGCCACCTTCGCCTTCGCCTGGCTGCCCCCCAAGGCCTTCCGCGCGGTCATGAGGCTCTTCCCGCCGGTCGTCACCGGCACGGTGATCACCGTCCTCGGCGTCGTGCTGATCCCCGTGGGCCTGAACGACGCGGCGGGCGGCCTCGGCAGCCCGGACTTCGGCGACCCGAAGAACTTCGCGTACGCCGGTGGCACGATGCTCTTCATCCTCGTCCTGATGAAGCTCGGCAAGCCCTTCCTCTCCAGCATCGCGATCCTGATCGGCCTGGTCGGCGGCACCGTGGTCGCCTTCCTGCTCGGCGACGCCAAGTTCGGCGACGTGGGGAACTCGGACTGGATCGGCATCACCACCCCCTTCCACTACGGGGCGCCGAAGTTCGCCTGGTTCCCGATCCTGCTGATGCTCATCGTCATGCTGATCACCATGGTCGAGACGACCGGTGACACGTACGCCGTCGGCGACATCGTCGGCAAGGAGATCGACAGCGAGACCGTGGCCCGCGCCCTGCGCGCCGACGGCGCCGCGACCGCCCTCGGCGGCGTCCTGAACTCCTTCCCGTACGTGGCCTTCGCCGAGAACGTCGGCCTGGTCCGCATGACCAAGGTCAAGAGCCGCTTCGTCGTGGTCGCCGCGGGCGTGTTCATGATCGTGCTCGGGCTGATACCGAAGGCCGCCGCGATCGTCGCCGCGGTCCCGCACGGAGTGCTCGGCGGCGCGGCGACGGTGATGTTCGCGATGGTGGCGCTGGCCGGTATCCACACCCTCGCCAAGGTTGACCTCAAGGAGGAGAAGAACGCGCTGGTCGTGGGCGTCTCCCTGGCGTTCGCCCTGCTGCCGGCGACGGTCCCGGTGCTCTTCAAGGACCACATGGACGCGGACCTGTCCTCGCTCCTCAACAGCGGTGTGACGCTCGGCGCCACGGCCGCGATCGTACTCAACCTGATCTTCAACGGGCTGGCCGAGGACGATGCGCACGGCACCGTGGCGGCCGCGGTGCCCGCCCAGGCCGCGGCCCCGGACGCGCCGGAACCCGCGACCGCGGCGGCGCCCGCCGAGACCGAGACGGAGACGGTGGCCGAGGCGGAGACGGTGGCCGAGGCCACGGTCGGCGCCGCCGTGAGCACCACCGCCGCCACCGTGGTGAAGGCCGACGCGGGCGAGGCGACCGCGCCCGCCTCCTGATCCTCCCAGGGGGCGACGGCCCTCCGCCCGGACCCGTGTCCGGGTGGAGGGCCGTCGCCGCGCCCGGGCAGGCGACAATGGGCGCATGAGTCTGTTCCGCGACGACGGCATCGTGCTGCGCACCCAGAAGCTGGGTGAGGCGGACCGCATCATCACGCTCCTCACCCGTGGCCACGGGCGGGTGCGGGCCGTGGCCCGCGGAGTACGGCGTACGAAGTCCAAGTTCGGCGCCGGGCTGGAACCTTTCTCCCACGCCGATGTGCAGTTCTTCGCCCGGGGCAGCGAGCTGATCGGCCGCAGCCTCCCGCTCTGCACCCAGACCGAGATCATCGCCCCGTACGGCAACGGCATCGTCACCGACTACGCCCGCTACACCGCCGGAACCGCGATGCTGGAGACCGCCGAGCGGTTCACCGAGAACGAGGGCGAGCCCGCCGTGCAGCAGTACCTGCTGCTGATCGGCGCCCTGCGCACGCTCTCGCGCGGGGAGCACGAGCCGAACCTCATCCTCGACGCGTTCCTGCTGCGCTCCCTCGCCGTCAACGGCTACGCGCCCAGCTTCACGGACTGCGCGAAGTGCGGGATCCACGGCCCCAACCGGCACTTCTCGGTCGCCGCGGGCGGGGTCGTCTGCGGGGACTGCCGGGTCGCCGGCAGCGTCGTACCCTCGTCGGAGGCCATCGCCCTGCTCAGCGCACTGCTGACGGGCGACTGGGGGCATGCGGACGCCTGCGAGGCGCGGTACGTGCGGGAGGGCAGCGGGCTCGTCTCCGCCTATTTGCACTGGCATCTGGAGCGCGGGCTACGCTCCCTGCGATACGTCGAGAAATAGGAGCTGGACACATGGCACGACGCGGGATTCTGGGGCGCTCTCGCCGGGAGTACAAGGTTCCCGAGCCGCACCCGTCCGGTGAGCGCCCGCCGAAGATCCCCGGCGAACTCGTCCCGAACCACGTCGCGGTGGTCATGGACGGCAACGGCCGCTGGGCCAAGGAGCGCGGTCTGCCGCGCACCGAGGGCCACAAGGTCGGCGAGGGCGTCGTGCTCGACGTGCTCAAGGGCTGCCTGGAGATGGGCGTCAAGAACCTCTCCCTGTACGCCTTCTCGACGGAGAACTGGAAGCGCTCGCCCGACGAGGTCCGCTTCCTGATGAACTTCAACCGTGACGTCATCCGGCGCCGCCGCGACGAGATGAACGAGCTGGGCATCCGGATCCGCTGGGTCGGCCGCATGCCGAAGATGTGGAAGTCGGTCGTCCAGGAGCTCCAGGTGGCCCAGGAGCAGACCGTCGACAACGACGCGATGACCCTGTACTTCTGCGTGAACTACGGCGGCCGCGCGGAGATCGCCGACGCGGCGCAGGCGATCGCCCGGGACGTGGCCGCGGGCCGGCTGGACCCGTCGAAGGTCAACGAGAAGACCTTCGCGAAGTACATGTACTACCCGGACATGCCGGACGTGGACCTGTTCCTGCGGCCGAGCGGCGAGCAGCGCACCTCCAACTACCTGCTCTGGCAGAGCGCGTACGCCGAGATGGTCTTCCAGGACGTGCTGTGGCCGGACTTCGACCGCCGCGACCTGTGGGCGGCCTGCCTGGAGTACGCCCAGCGCGACCGCCGCTTCGGCGGCGCCGTCCCGAACCAGCCGGAGCCGGGCCCCACGGCCTGATCCGAGGCGGAAAAGGCCGTCGCGGGGGCCCGGCCGGGGGATAGGGTCCGTTGTCATGGACACGGATGGGGAACAGGTGCCGGTACGGCTCAGCTACCGGATCACCACGGCGGACGTCGCGCAGGCGCTCCGGGCGCGTGACGCCCGGGTGCCCGCGGGGCGCCGCAAGCGGCTGCTGCTGATCGTCTTCGGGGTGCTGCTGCTGGCCTTCGGGGGGCTGGCGGCGATGGGCGACGGGCCCCTCACCCAGCCGCTGGCCGTGCTGGGCGGCGGCGTCCTGCTGCTCGTCCTCACGTTCTTCGGCCCGCAGCTCACGGCGCGGGCCTTCGCGGGGCTGCTGGCGAAGGCCGGTGAGACCACGGCGGTGGTCGACGACGCGGGGCTGTCCGTGAGCACCGCCGACACGCAGTCGCGCATCAACTGGGCCGCGCAGCCGATGTACACGGAGACGGCCGACACCTTCGTCACGCTCGGTGTCGCCAAGCGGGCGGTGGCCATGACGATCCTGCCCAAGCGCGGGGTCGAGGACCCGGCGGAGGTCGACCGCCTCCGGGCACTCCTCGACCGCAACCTGCGGAAGCTCTGAGCGGAAGCCCTAGGTGTGCTGTCCGGATAGGTTGGTGACGCGGCTGGCTGGAGTGTGGCCGCTGATTCCGGTGTGGGGTCGGTGGTAGTTGTACCAGTCCAGCCAGTCGGGAAACGCTGCCTGGCGTTCGGCGTCTGAGGTGTAGGGCCGGATGTAGGCCCATTCGTCGAGCAGGGTGCGGTGGAAGCGTTCGACCTTGCCGTTGGTCTGGGGTCGCCAGGGCCTCGTCCATCGGGGGCTGATGGCCAGGTCGTGGCAGGTGTCGCGCCAGGTGTTCTTGGTATAGGCCCAGGCGTTGTCGGTCAGGACGCGTTCGATGGTGATGCCGTGGGCGGCGAACCAGGCGGTGGCGCGGGCGAGGAAGCCGGCGCAGGTCGCGGCGGTCTCGTCGGGCAGGTCTTCGGTGTAGGCCAGGCGGGAGTGGTCGTCCAGGGCGGTGTGCAGGTAGGCGTAGCCGGTGCCGGTGCGGTTGCGTCGCCCTTCGGCGCGGCCCTGGGTGCGGTGCCCGCCGCCGTCGGGGATGCGGCCGAGCTTCTTGACGTCGATGTGGACCAGTTCGCCGGGCCGGGAGCGTTCGTAGCGGCGGACGGGTTCGCCGGTGGCCCGGTCCAGGATGGTCAGGACGGGCAGACCGTGTCGCATGAGGATGCGGTGGGCGGTGGAGGCGGCGATGCCGCATCGGGCGGCCAGCCGCAGCGGGCCGATGCGGTGCTCTCGCCGTAGCCGCAGGACGTGTGCCTCCACCTGGGCGGGTGTCCGGCGCGGCTGACGGTGCGGACGGCTGGAGCGGTCCTGCATGCCCGCCTCGCCGTGCCGCCGGTAGCGGCTTGCCCAGCGTGCGGCGGTGGTGTGGCTGACCTGGAAGCGTTCCGCGGCCCGGCGCAGCGGCCAGCCGTCGTCCACGACACACCGGGCCAGACGGAGCCTGCCGGTCGGGGTCAGCGGGGCATTACGGTGGGACACGAGGGCCTCCTGCGGTCGGGCGTAGATGTCGCAATCCACACCGAACCCAGAAGGCCCTCACCTGTTCAAGCACCCAGCACGCGTGTCACCAACGTGCCGGGACAGCACACCTAGGCCGTGTCTTTCGGATCAGGGCGGGCCCGGGGCGCCTGGCACCGCACCTCGCGGCGTTCTCGTCGGTCGCCGACACACCACGTCGACTTCCTCCTCGGCCTTGCGATGCACGGCACCAGACGCCCCGGGCTGATCCGCCCTGATCCGAAAGACACGGCCTAGGCGGAAGCGGCGGCCGCGCAGTCGGCGCAGGTGCCGAAGATCTCCACCGTGTGGGCCACGTTCACGTAGCCGTGCTCGGCCGCGATGGACTCCGCCCACTTCTCCACCGCCGGGCCCTCCACCTCGACGGCCTTGCCGCACTTGCGGCAGACCAGGTGATGGTGGTGGTCCCCGGTGGAACAGCGCCGGTAGACCGACTCCCCGTCGCTGGTGCGCAGCACGTCGACCTCGCCGGCGTCGGCGAGCGACTGGAGGGTGCGGTACACGGTGGTCAGGCCCACGGAGTCGCCGCGGTGCTTGAGCATGTCGTGCAGTTCCTGGGCGCTGCGGAACTCGTCCACCTCGTCCAGCGCCGCGGCGACGGCTGCCCGCTGCCGGGTGGATCGTCCTCGTACTGGCGCGGTATTCATCTCGCCAGGCGCAGTCGCCACCGGTTCCTCCTCGTATCGGCCTCGGCCCATTGTGCCAGGCGGCCGCAGCGCCCAGACCGTCCTAGACCCTCACATCATCGCGCGTGCAGACCTCTTCGGCGGCGCGGGCCGCGTTCGCGCGGCGCCGGGCCAGCGGCGTGGACAGTGCGGTCATCACCATGAAGACGCCGATCGCGAGCAGCACGATGGTGCCGCCCGAGGGGGCGTCGATGTAGTACGTCAGGGTCGTTCCGGAGAGCGAGACCAGTACGCCGATCACCATCGCCACCGACAGGGTGGCCGTGAACCCGCGGGTGACGCGCTGCGCGGCCGCGACCGGGATCACCATCATGGCGCTGACCAGCAGCAGGCCGACGATGCGCATGGCCACGGTGACGGTGACGGCGGCGGTGACCGCGATCAGCAGGTTCAGGAAGCGCACCGGCAGGCCGGTGACCCGGGCGAACTCCTCGTCCTGGCAGACGGCGAACAGCTGGCGGCGCAGCCCGAGGGTGACGGCGATGACGAAGGCCGCGAGTATCACGACGGCGGTGACGTCCTCGGCGGAGACGGTGGTGATCGAGCCGAAGAGGTAGCTGGTCAGATTGGCCGTCGAGCCGCCCGGAGCCAGGTTGATGATCATCACGCCGCCGGCCAGGCCGCCGTAGAAGAGCATCGCGAGGGCGATGTCGCCGCTGGTCTTGCCGCGGGAGCGGATCAGCTCCATGCCGACCGCGCCGATGACCGCGACCAGGGTGGCCATCCACACCGGGCTCGCGTTGAAGAGGAAGCCGAGCGCGACACCGGTCATGGCCACGTGCCCGATGCCGTCGCCCATGACGGCCTGGCGGCGCTGCACCAGGTACGTGCCGATGGCCGGGGCGGTGACGCCGACCAGGACGGCCGCGAGCAGGGCCCGCTGCATGAAGGCGTAGTCGAGGAGGTCCATCAGCTCAGCAGTCCCGTCCGGAGCGGCTCGGCGTCGTGCGCCGCGTGGGGGTGTACGTGGTCGTGGCCGGGCAGGGCGTGCTGCCCCACGGCCTCGGGCGGCGGGCCGTCGTGGACGACGCAGCCGTCGCGCAGGACGACGGCGCGGTCGATCAGCGGCTCCAGCGGGCCCAGCTCGTGCAGGACGAGCAGGACGGTCGAGCCGGCGGCGACCTGCTCGCGCAGGGCGTTCGCGAGGACCTCCTGGTTGGCGAGGTCCACGCCGGCCATCGGCTCGTCCATGATCAGCAGTTCGGGCTCCACGGCGAGCGCCCGCGCGATGAGCACGCGCTGGTGCTGGCCGCCGGAGAGGGCGCCCACGGAGGCGTCCGCGTACGGGCTCATGTCGACCAGGGCCAGGGCCCGCTCGACGGCCGCCTTGTCGGCCTTGCGCAGGATGCCGAAGCGGGAGCGGGCGAGCCGGCCGGAGGAGACGACCTCGCGGACGGTGGCCGGGACCCCGCTGGCGGCGGTGGTGCGCTGCGGGACGTACCCGATGCGCGACCAGGCGCGGAAGCGCTTGAAGCCGGTGCCGAACAGCGCCAGCTCGCCGTCGGAGAGCGGGACCTGTCCCACGATCGCGCGCACGGCCGTGGACTTGCCGGAGCCGTTGGCGCCGAGCAGGGCGACGACCTCGCCGCGCCGGACGGTGAGGTCGACCCCGCGCAGCACGGGGCGCGAGCCGAGCGAGGCCGTGGCCCCGCGCAGGGATATGACGGGCTGGTCCGCCGCCTCCGAGGGCTGGGACTCC
Protein-coding sequences here:
- a CDS encoding Fur family transcriptional regulator, whose protein sequence is MATAPGEMNTAPVRGRSTRQRAAVAAALDEVDEFRSAQELHDMLKHRGDSVGLTTVYRTLQSLADAGEVDVLRTSDGESVYRRCSTGDHHHHLVCRKCGKAVEVEGPAVEKWAESIAAEHGYVNVAHTVEIFGTCADCAAAASA
- a CDS encoding metal ABC transporter permease, which encodes MDLLDYAFMQRALLAAVLVGVTAPAIGTYLVQRRQAVMGDGIGHVAMTGVALGFLFNASPVWMATLVAVIGAVGMELIRSRGKTSGDIALAMLFYGGLAGGVMIINLAPGGSTANLTSYLFGSITTVSAEDVTAVVILAAFVIAVTLGLRRQLFAVCQDEEFARVTGLPVRFLNLLIAVTAAVTVTVAMRIVGLLLVSAMMVIPVAAAQRVTRGFTATLSVAMVIGVLVSLSGTTLTYYIDAPSGGTIVLLAIGVFMVMTALSTPLARRRANAARAAEEVCTRDDVRV
- a CDS encoding metal ABC transporter ATP-binding protein, whose amino-acid sequence is MESQPSEAADQPVISLRGATASLGSRPVLRGVDLTVRRGEVVALLGANGSGKSTAVRAIVGQVPLSDGELALFGTGFKRFRAWSRIGYVPQRTTAASGVPATVREVVSSGRLARSRFGILRKADKAAVERALALVDMSPYADASVGALSGGQHQRVLIARALAVEPELLIMDEPMAGVDLANQEVLANALREQVAAGSTVLLVLHELGPLEPLIDRAVVLRDGCVVHDGPPPEAVGQHALPGHDHVHPHAAHDAEPLRTGLLS